From the Pirellulales bacterium genome, the window CCAAGGCTCACTAGCAAGCCTACCAATGCCCAAAAAAGGTGCGGATAAGGCCTACTTACGCGTCAAAATGCTCCTCATACAGACAATCTGTCACGATTTCGAAAAATTTCGATAAAAATGCCTTGCGTAGCAATTCTTGATGTGAGGAAATGCTCGCAAGCATACAGAGGCCGAAGCGAACCCGTGCGTTCGCGCAAAGGTTTTAAGGAGTAGCCAGAATGCTCACCTTCAAGCGCGCAGCGACGGCGCTAGCCATTTTCGGTTTGACGATTTCCGGCGCCTTCGCCGAGGACTACGATATCAAGGTCGTAACCCCGGAAACGCCGCCATCATTCGACAACCTCTATCTTCAGGTTGCGTATGAAAAAGGTATCTTCAAAAAGAATGGCTTGAACGTCACGAGCTTCATTCAGCTGAAGGGCGGGCCGTTGGCAACAACCGCAGTTGTCTCGGGACAGGCCGACGTCACCGCGACTGACGTTGAAGGCATCATCCAGGCGACCAAGGCGGGATATCCCGTTCG encodes:
- a CDS encoding ABC transporter substrate-binding protein, with translation MLTFKRAATALAIFGLTISGAFAEDYDIKVVTPETPPSFDNLYLQVAYEKGIFKKNGLNVTSFIQLKGGPLATTAVVSGQADVTATDVEGIIQATKAGYPVR